Proteins encoded by one window of Cydia fagiglandana chromosome Z, ilCydFagi1.1, whole genome shotgun sequence:
- the LOC134679228 gene encoding uncharacterized protein LOC134679228, with protein MGSQQLVANELLAFVQNAVDTMDEVSIRQICKSSFSEDDIYSGKALLFQTIGKTDQMPSRRRDGGVKSLQDIIKVFKETNPDDVPAFLAKRLDRLPPVTFDHVDVTRLLKDITFLKTSLAEVQSKLEVANNTICELRTEVVTLRDTISVCRSHEATDLGSCSDARAIVCNAGSATGDMTPVPAADSPPAPRTPRLVVPSSAPVGVSATPGLDYAAAAKRRKAPSRVPERVSRNEKPPRAEKGFRQASKERKPRKAPRKSQCGTAELDIASGLRVATPNTALYVSRLHVSTTVDDVVEYVRKKSRYELKVFQLRSRHYVHFSSFVVRVVLNGRWGSSSWWWWGGSRLMTKLWQEEREPPKVIDNPNALRGADLWTEYSVVWNKTSGWFLMSQPRWIHWREHFLLDHVSWPYPRNIKYFDVSSDRGIPLTWILHGAYTKVLNV; from the exons ATGGGTTCGCAACAACTCGTAGCGAATGAATTACTGGCGTTCGTACAGAATGCCGTCGACACCATGGACGAAGTCAGCATCAGGCAGATCTGCAAATCAAGTTTCAGTGAAGACGACATTTACAGTGGCAAGGCGCTGCTATTCCAGACGATCGGCAAAACTGACCAGATGCCATCCCGTCGGAGGGATGGGGGTGTGAAGAGTCTTCAGGACATAATTAAAGTGTTCAAGGAGACGAATCCAGACGACGTGCCTGCCTTCCTTGCGAAGCGGCTAGACCGGTTACCGCCGGTTACCTTCGATCACGTCGACGTCACCAGGCTGCTGAAGGACATAACATTCCTGAAGACGAGTCTGGCAGAGGTGCAGTCTAAGTTAGAGGTCGCAAATAACACCATTTGTGAACTTCGTACTGAGGTAGTGACACTCCGTGACACTATTTCGGTATGTAGGTCACACGAGGCCACTGACTTAGGCTCGTGTAGTGATGCGCGTGCAATTGTGTGCAATGCTGGGTCAGCAACGGGCGATATGACGCCAGTCCCCGCCGCCGACTCGCCCCCCGCACCCCGCACGCCGCGTCTCGTCGTACCGTCATCTGCTCCAGTTGGTGTATCAGCGACTCCTGGTCTCGATTACGCTGCTGCTGCAAAACGAAGAAAAGCACCTTCGAGGGTACCTGAACGTGTTTCTCGTAATGAGAAGCCACCCCGCGCTGAAAAAGGATTCAGACAGGCGTCGAAGGAGAGGAAGCCGCGCAAGGCGCCTCGCAAGAGCCAGTGTGGCACTGCGGAGCTAGATATTGCTTCTGGCCTGAGAGTTGCCACGCCGAATACGGCGCTATATGTATCGCGCCTGCACGTTTCCACCACGGTTGACGATGTGGTGGAATATGTTCGCAAGAAGAGCCGTTACGAACTGAAAGTGTTCCAGCTGCGATCGCGCCATTACGTGCACTTCAGCTCTTTCGtcgtgcgc GTGGTCCTCAACGGCCGATGGGGTAGCAGCAGCTGGTGGTGGTGGGGTGGATCCCGGTTAATGACCAAGTTGTGGCAGGAAGAGCGGGAGCCGCCGAAGGTGATCGACAACCCCAACGCGCTTCGAGGTGCAGACCTCTGGACGGAGTACAGCGTCGTGTGGAACAAGACCTCCGGCTGGTTCCTCATGTCGCAGCCTCGCTGGATCCACTGGCGGGAGCACTTCCTCCTTGATCACGTGTCCTGGCCCTACCCCAGGAACATCAAATACTTCGACGTGTCGAGTGATCGCGGCATCCCTCTGACCTGGATACTCCACGGTGCGTACACAAAAGTCTTAAACGTTTAA